The Sphingomonas naphthae nucleotide sequence GCTATCCGGTGCGGGAATGGGCGATCGAGTAGCCCCAGCCGCCGCCGTGCTCCGGCGCAGGCCGGAGCCCCGGGTTACTGGACGCGGCACTCGTGGCCCTGGGCTCCTGCTTTCGCAGGAGCACGGATTAGCCCGCCAGTTCGTCCCGGATCGCCCCCAGCAAGCGTGACGCGCCGATGCGGAACAGGCTCGGATCGATCCAGTCGGGCCCCAGGATGCTCTCCACCAGCGCCAGCCAGTGCAGCGCCTGATCGGGCGTGCCGATGCCGCCTGCCGGCTTGAAGCCGACCCTGATGCCCGTCCGCGCCTCGAAATCGGCGATGCCGCGCAGCATGATCGCGCCCGCCGGCAAAGTGGCGTTGACCTTTTCCATGCCGGTCGAGGTCTTGATGACATCCGCCCCGGCCATCATGCAGACCAGCGAGGCGCGGGCGATGGTGGTGGCGTCGCCCAGTTCACCGACGGCGATGATCGCCTTCAAATGGGCGAGGCCCGCCGCCGCGCGGAAAGCGCGCACCTCGTCGTAGAGCGCCTGCCAGTCGCCCTCCAGCGCATGGCTGCGGCGGATGACGATGTCGATTTCGGCCGCGCCCACGCCCACGCAATCGGCGACTTCGGCGATGCGGGTGGCGAGCGGCGTCAGCCCGGCGGGGAAGCCGGCGGCGACGCTGGCCACGGGAAGCCGGCCCGCCAGCGCCTCGACGGCATAGGGCACCATCGCCGGATAGACGCATACCGCCGCCGTGGTGAGGCTGCCGTCGCCGAGCGGATCGAGCGCCGTGGCGCACAGGGCGCGGACGCGGGCGGCGGTGTCGTCGCCCTGGAGCGTGGTGAGGTCGATCAGGCCGATCGCCTGTCGCAGCCGGGCGGCGCGCGCCGCGCCGGTGGGGAGCGGGGCCGCCTCGATCGCGGCAGCGGTCGCGCTGGCGGCCGCATCGTCGAACGACGTCGCCGCGACCAGCGCGGCATCGAACGCCACGCCCGGATTGATCGCTGCCATCAGGGGATGAGGATGCCGGCCAGCGCCGCCGACATGAGGTTGGCGAGGCTGCCCGCCACCAGCGCGCGCAGGCCCAGCTTGGCGATCATCGGCCGCTGGTTGGGGGCGAGGTTGCCCGTCACCGCCATCTGGATCGCGATCGACGAGAAATTGGCGAAGCCGCACAGCGCGAAGGTGATGACCGCGATGGTGTGCGGGCTGAGCGTCGCGCCGATCTGCCCCAGATGGATGTAGGCGACGAATTCGTTCAGCACGATCTTCTCGCCGAACATGCCTCCCGCCGCGCCGGCCTCGCTCCACGGCACGTTGAGCAGGAACATCAAGGGCGCGAAGATGAAGCCCAGCATCTGCTGGAAGCTGAGATCGGGATAGCCGAACCAGCCGCCGATGCCGCCCAGCACGCCGTTCGCCAGCGCCACCAGCGCCACGAACGCCAGCACCATCGCGCCGACCGCCACCGCCAGCTTCACGCCCAGCTGCGCGCCCTGCGCGGCGGCCATGATGATGTTGGCGGGCACCTCCTCGTCATGCGTCGAATCGACCAATTCGATGGGATGCTCGATCGGCACGTTGGGATCGTCGGGCATGACGATCTTGGCCATCAATATGCCCGCCGGCGCCGACATGAAGGAGGCGGCGAGCAGATAATCGATGCGGATGCCCATCGAGGCATAGGCCGCCAGAATCGTGCCGGCGACGCCCGCCATGCCGCTGGTCATCACGGTGAACAGCTGCGGCGGGGTGAGGCCCGCGAGATAGGGGCGGATCACCAGCGGCGATTCGGACTGGCCGACGAAGATGTTGGCCGCCGCGCACAAGGATTCCACCTTGGAAACGCCGATCACCTTCTCGATGCCGCCGCCGACCCAGCGCACGACATATTGCATGACGCGCAGATAATAGAGGATCGAGACGAGCGCCGCGAAGAAGATGATGACCGGAAGCGCCGCGATGGCGAAGCTGTGCCCGCCCATCTCCGGCGTGGCGAGCGGCCCGAACACGAAATTGGTGCCCGCCTGGCTGTAGCCGAGCAGCGCGGAGACGCCGCCCGAGATCCAGCCGATCACCCGGCGGCCGGCCGGCACGTACAGCACCAGCACCGCGATGCCGACTTGCAGCGCGAAGGCCGAACCGACGATCCGGAGCTTGATATGGCGGCGGTTGGCCGACAGCAGCACCGCCAGGCCGAGGATCACGGCGATGCCGAGGATGCCGATCAAAAGTCTGTTCATGTGAAGGTGCGCGCCCCTGACCCCGCCAAACCGGACCCTTTTTCCCGTTAAGCAGGGGCTTGTCGAGCCTTTGTCAGAAGCGGCTGTGGACGACCGGCCGTTCGGGCGGCGGTGTATCCCCCACGGCACAGGCGGCGGCGAGCGCGGCGGCGGCCTCCCTCGCGGCGGTCTCCGTCCGGGCATGGATCATCGCCAGCGGACGATCCGGGCCGACCGACGTGCCGATCGGCGCCACCCGCACGAAGCCCACCGCCGGATCGATGGCGTCCTCGATCCGCCGCCGCCCGCCGCCGAGATCGATCAGCGCTTCCCCCACCGCCTTGCCATCGACCGCGCGGAGGATGCCGGCGCGCGCGGGTGGCGCGGCGACGACGACCGGCGCGGTGGCGAGGTAAGCGTCGGGCCGCTCGATCAAATCCGCCGGCCCGCCCAGCGCCGCTACCATCCGCGCGAAGCGATCGGCGGCGGCGCCGGACGCGAGCGCGGCCTCCGCCAGCGCCGCCCCGCCCGCGCGGCTGTCGGCCAGGCCGCCCACCAGCAGCATCTCGGCGGCGAGCGCGATCACGCAGGCATGGAGGCGCGGCTCGCGCGCGGCGCCGGTGAGATAGTCGATCGTCTCGCGCACCTCGATGGCGTTGCCGGCGGTCGAGCCCAGTGTCTCGTTCATGTCGGTGACGAGGCAGCGGATCGGCAGGCCGAGCGCGTCGCCGGTCGCCGCCATCGCCCGGCCCAGCGCCTCGGCCGCCGCCACATCGGGCATGAACGCGCCCGATCCGATCTTGATATCCATCACCAGCGCGCCGACCCCGGCCGCGAGCTTCTTCGACAGGATCGACGCGGTGATGAGCGGGGTCGATTCGATCGTGCCGGTGATGTCGCGGATGGCGTAGAGGCGGCGATCGGCCGGGGCGAGGTCGCCCGTCTGGCCGATGATCGCGCAGCCCACCTCGCGCACCACCGCGCGGAAGCGATCGAGCCCCGGAAAGGGATCGTAGCCCGGAATGGCGGAGAGTTTGTCGAGCGTGCCGCCGGTATGGCCCAGCCCCCGCCCCGAGATCATCGGCACCGCCCCGCCGCACGCCGCCAAGATCGGCGCCAGCATCAGCGAGACCTTGTCGCCCACCCCGCCGGTCGAATGCTTGTCGAGGATCGGCCGGCCGAGCGCCTCGCCGCCCCAATCGATCCGCGTGCCGGAGTTCGCCATGGCGGCGGTCAGCGCGGCGCTCTCGATCGGGTCCATGCCGTTGAGGTAGATCGCCATCGCCAGCGCCGCCGCCTGCTCGGTCGGCAGCGATCCGTCGGCGAGGCCGGACACGAACGCCTCGATCGCCCCGGGCGATAGCGCGCGGGCGTCGCGTTTGGTGCGGATGATGTCGGTAAAGGACGCCACGGCGCCAGCTTAGCGGGCTACGATCCGCGCCCGCCATCAAAAGTTCACCGTCCCCCATCGACATGACGATCGCGGCGAACATGAACCGAGCATTAGCCGACGCGCGACTGTTGCCTATACGCAACAGCTACGCCCGTCGCTCTCCAAGGGGTGGAAACCGCCGCCCGCGACACCAGTTATGCTCCCGACCCCGCCAGTCATGCGGGGCGCGTACCAGTAGCGTTTAGGAGTATCATATGAAGAAGCTCGCCCTGGCGGTCCTCGCGGCCGCCTGCCTCCCCGCGGCCGCGTTCGCGCAGGATACCGCACCGGACGGCACCCGAGCCTCGGGCCTCGAGCCCTATGCCGGCCTTCTCGGCGGCTATCACAATTTCGACAAGCGCAGCGAGTTCGGCACATCGGGCAACCGGGGCAAGATGGACGGCGCGCTGGTCGAGGCCGTCGCCGGCGTCAATTACGGCATCGGCCCGGCGTTCGTGGGTGTCGAGGGCAATGTCGCCAAGGGCTTCAAGGATATCGACTGGGAATATGGCGTGACCGGCCGTGTCGGCGCGCGCGCCGGCAAGTCGGGGCTGCTGTATGTCTCGGGCGGCTACCAGTGGGTCAATGGCAAGGGCAATCGCGGCTTCGGCGACCGTAGCGACATGATCTACGGCGTCGGCGTCGAGGTCGGTCCGAAGGACATCGGCATGGGCAATGTCTTCGGCCCGACGGCGCGCCTGCGCCTCGAAGCCAAGACCTATGATTTCGACAGCATCCGCCCGATGGCGGGCGTCGTGATCGGCTTCTGATCCGATAGGGGGGGCGGGCTTCAGCGGAGCCCGTCCCCTTTTTGTACCGTCCGCCTACATGCGGGCTTTGCCGACAGGACGTGGTCGCCTTATACCCCGTCCATGTCCGACGACGATCTCTTCGCCGCCTCCCCTTCCCCCCAGACCAGCGGCACCTATGACGCCTCCGCGATCGAGGTGCTGGAAGGGCTGGAGCCCGTCCGCCGCCGCCCTGGCATGTATATCGGCGGCACCGACGAACGCGCGCTGCACCACCTCGCCGCCGAGGTGATCGACAATGCCATGGACGAGGCGGTCGCGGGCCACGCCACCCGGATCGAGGTCGTGCTCGGGCCGGGCAACCGCCTGTCGGTGAGCGACAACGGGCGGGGCATCCCGGTCGATCCCCACCCCAAATTTCCCGGCAAGTCCGCGCTGGAGGTGATCCTCACCACGCTCCATTCGGGCGGCAAGTTCAGCGACAAGGCCTATGCGACGTCGGGCGGCCTGCACGGCGTCGGCGTGTCGGTCGTGAACGCTTTGTCGTCGGACACGGTGATCGAGGTGGCGCGCAACCGCGAACTCTATCGCCAGACCTTCTCGCGCGGGCTCGCGACATCGAAGCTGGAGGTGATCGGCGCGGCGCCCAACCGGCGCGGCACCACCGTGGCCTTCATCCCCGACACCGAGATTTTCGGCGAGGCCATGCGCTTCCGCCCGGCGCGGCTGTACCGGCTCGCGCGGTCCAAGGCCTATCTCTACGCCGGCGTCGAGATACGCTGGCGCTGCGACCCCGCGCTGATCGGCGACGATACGCCCGCCGAGGCGACCTTCCAATTCCCCGGCGGCCTGTCCGACCACCTGAAGGAGCAGATCGCCGGCCGCGAATGCGCCACCGCGCAATTCTTCGCCGGGCGGCAGGATTTCCCCAATGCCGCCGGCTCGGTCGAATGGGCGGTGGCCTGGCCGCTCTGGTCGGACGGCAGCTATTCCTATTATTGCAACACCATCCCGACGCCGGATGGCGGAACCCACGAACAGGGGCTGCGCGCCGCGCTCGCCAAGGGGATGCGCGCCTTCGCCGATCTGGTCGGGCAGAAGAAGGCCAAGGATCTCACGCCCGACGACGTGATGATCGGATCGGAGCTGATGCTCTCGGTCTTCATCCGCGATCCGCAATTCCAGAGCCAGACCAAGGACCGCCTCACCAGCCCCGAGGCCGCGCGCCTGGTCGAAGCGGCGATGCGCGACCATTTCGACCATTTCCTGTCGGACAATATGGATCGCGGCCGCGCGCTCTTGGGCCATATGCTCGATCGGATGGACGAGCGGCTGAAGCGCAAGGCCGAGCGCGAGGTGAAGCGCAAGACCGCCACCTCCGGCCGCAAGGTGCGCCTGCCCGGCAAGCTCACCGATTGCTCGGCCGACGATCCCGCCGGCACCGAATTGTTCATCGTCGAGGGCGACAGCGCGGGTGGTTCGGCGAAGCAGGCGCGCGACCGCAAGACGCAGGCGATCCTGCCGATCCGGGGCAAGATCCTGAACGTCGCCTCGGCCAACAGCGCCAAGATCGGCGCCAATCAGGAAATCGCCGACCTGACGCTCGCGCTCGGCTGCGGCACGCGCGAGAAATGCGACGTGGGCGCGCTGCGCTACGACCGGGTCGTCATCATGACCGACGCCGACGTCGACGGCGCGCATATCGCGACCCTCCTGATGACCTATTTCTTCCAGGAAATGCCCGCGCTGGTGCGCGAGGGGCATCTGTTCCTGGCGCAGCCGCCGCTCTACCGGCTGACATCGGGCGCCAGGAGCCTCTACGCCCGCGACGACGCGCACCGCGCCGAGATCGAGGCGAAGGAGTTCAAGGGCAAGAAGGTGGACGTCGCCCGCTTCAAGGGGCTCGGCGAGATGAACCCGCAGCAGCTGCGCGAAACGACGATGGACCCCAAGAGCCGCACGCTCATCCGCATCACTTTGCCCGCCGAATATGAGGAGCGCGCCCAGACCCGTGACCTCGTCGAGCGGCTGATGGGCAAGCAGCCCGAACACCGCTTCGCCTTCATCCAGGCCAATGCCGCCCGGATCGAGGAGGATGCGATCGACGCCTGAGGGCGCCCGGGTCGTCCCGAAACGGATGATCGGCAACGCGTCTCAGGTGCGCCGCTTCCGCTGGCCGCGCTGTGCCCGCCCTGTGCCGCCGCCCCTGATGGCCGGCCTGACCGGTGGTTCCAAGCGACCGGCTTCCAGGCCTAGTAAATCCCGCCCCGCGCTTGCAGGAATTCGCTGTCGCCGCTCGTCGGCCGCGCGGTCGTTGCCGCTTTCGGCTTGGCCAGTTCGTCGCGGCGGATGGTGCGGCGGGGTTCGCTTTCGGGCTTGAACGCTTCCCAGATCACCGAGGCGAGCGGGTCGCTGGTGGGCCAGCTGCCGAACACGCGGCGGCCCGAGGCGCGATCGATGCGGACCATGCGGATGCCGGGCGGCGCGCGGAACGGCACGACCGGCATGTCCTTCATCGCGACGGTGGCGAATTGCTTGAAGATCGGCGCCGCGATCGTGCCGCCCTGCGCGTAGCCACCGAGCGGGCGCGGCTTGTCGTAGCCGAGATACACGCCCGCCACGAGATCGGCCGATCCGCCGACGAACCACACGTTGGTCGGCCCGGTCGAGGTGCCCGTCTTGCCGAACAAAGGCCGCCCCAGATCGCGCAGGATCGTCGCGGTGCCGCGCTGGACGACGCCCTCTAGGATATGGACCGTCTGATAGGCGGTCATGGCGTCGATCGCCTGGGCCGATCGGGCGCGCGGGCGCGGCATCGGCTTGCCGTTCCAGTCGGCCATGTTGCAGCCCTCGCAGGGCCTCGGATCGGCGCGCCAGATCAGCTTGCCGCGCCGATCCTGCACATAATCGATCACCGTCGGCGTCAGCTTGCGGCCGTTGTTGGCCAGCATGGCATAAGCGTTGGTGAGCTTCAGCACCGTCGTCTCGCCCGCGCCCAGCGAGTAAGCGAGGTAGGGCGGATAATCGCCCACGCCCATCGCCTTGGCCAGCGCCACCACCTTGTCCATGCCGGTCTGGTTGGCGACGCGCACGGTCATCAGGTTGCGCGATTGCTCGACGCCCCAGCGCATCGTGCGTGGGCCGGCATAGCCGCCGGAGAAGTTGCGGAAGCATTTGGTGCCGAGCGACACCGATTGCAGCACGCAGAAGGGCGCATCCACCACGATCGTCGCCGGGGTCATCCCCGCGTCGAGGCC carries:
- the deoA gene encoding thymidine phosphorylase; this translates as MASFTDIIRTKRDARALSPGAIEAFVSGLADGSLPTEQAAALAMAIYLNGMDPIESAALTAAMANSGTRIDWGGEALGRPILDKHSTGGVGDKVSLMLAPILAACGGAVPMISGRGLGHTGGTLDKLSAIPGYDPFPGLDRFRAVVREVGCAIIGQTGDLAPADRRLYAIRDITGTIESTPLITASILSKKLAAGVGALVMDIKIGSGAFMPDVAAAEALGRAMAATGDALGLPIRCLVTDMNETLGSTAGNAIEVRETIDYLTGAAREPRLHACVIALAAEMLLVGGLADSRAGGAALAEAALASGAAADRFARMVAALGGPADLIERPDAYLATAPVVVAAPPARAGILRAVDGKAVGEALIDLGGGRRRIEDAIDPAVGFVRVAPIGTSVGPDRPLAMIHARTETAAREAAAALAAACAVGDTPPPERPVVHSRF
- a CDS encoding NupC/NupG family nucleoside CNT transporter yields the protein MNRLLIGILGIAVILGLAVLLSANRRHIKLRIVGSAFALQVGIAVLVLYVPAGRRVIGWISGGVSALLGYSQAGTNFVFGPLATPEMGGHSFAIAALPVIIFFAALVSILYYLRVMQYVVRWVGGGIEKVIGVSKVESLCAAANIFVGQSESPLVIRPYLAGLTPPQLFTVMTSGMAGVAGTILAAYASMGIRIDYLLAASFMSAPAGILMAKIVMPDDPNVPIEHPIELVDSTHDEEVPANIIMAAAQGAQLGVKLAVAVGAMVLAFVALVALANGVLGGIGGWFGYPDLSFQQMLGFIFAPLMFLLNVPWSEAGAAGGMFGEKIVLNEFVAYIHLGQIGATLSPHTIAVITFALCGFANFSSIAIQMAVTGNLAPNQRPMIAKLGLRALVAGSLANLMSAALAGILIP
- the deoC gene encoding deoxyribose-phosphate aldolase, whose amino-acid sequence is MAAINPGVAFDAALVAATSFDDAAASATAAAIEAAPLPTGAARAARLRQAIGLIDLTTLQGDDTAARVRALCATALDPLGDGSLTTAAVCVYPAMVPYAVEALAGRLPVASVAAGFPAGLTPLATRIAEVADCVGVGAAEIDIVIRRSHALEGDWQALYDEVRAFRAAAGLAHLKAIIAVGELGDATTIARASLVCMMAGADVIKTSTGMEKVNATLPAGAIMLRGIADFEARTGIRVGFKPAGGIGTPDQALHWLALVESILGPDWIDPSLFRIGASRLLGAIRDELAG
- the parE gene encoding DNA topoisomerase IV subunit B codes for the protein MSDDDLFAASPSPQTSGTYDASAIEVLEGLEPVRRRPGMYIGGTDERALHHLAAEVIDNAMDEAVAGHATRIEVVLGPGNRLSVSDNGRGIPVDPHPKFPGKSALEVILTTLHSGGKFSDKAYATSGGLHGVGVSVVNALSSDTVIEVARNRELYRQTFSRGLATSKLEVIGAAPNRRGTTVAFIPDTEIFGEAMRFRPARLYRLARSKAYLYAGVEIRWRCDPALIGDDTPAEATFQFPGGLSDHLKEQIAGRECATAQFFAGRQDFPNAAGSVEWAVAWPLWSDGSYSYYCNTIPTPDGGTHEQGLRAALAKGMRAFADLVGQKKAKDLTPDDVMIGSELMLSVFIRDPQFQSQTKDRLTSPEAARLVEAAMRDHFDHFLSDNMDRGRALLGHMLDRMDERLKRKAEREVKRKTATSGRKVRLPGKLTDCSADDPAGTELFIVEGDSAGGSAKQARDRKTQAILPIRGKILNVASANSAKIGANQEIADLTLALGCGTREKCDVGALRYDRVVIMTDADVDGAHIATLLMTYFFQEMPALVREGHLFLAQPPLYRLTSGARSLYARDDAHRAEIEAKEFKGKKVDVARFKGLGEMNPQQLRETTMDPKSRTLIRITLPAEYEERAQTRDLVERLMGKQPEHRFAFIQANAARIEEDAIDA
- a CDS encoding outer membrane beta-barrel protein — translated: MKKLALAVLAAACLPAAAFAQDTAPDGTRASGLEPYAGLLGGYHNFDKRSEFGTSGNRGKMDGALVEAVAGVNYGIGPAFVGVEGNVAKGFKDIDWEYGVTGRVGARAGKSGLLYVSGGYQWVNGKGNRGFGDRSDMIYGVGVEVGPKDIGMGNVFGPTARLRLEAKTYDFDSIRPMAGVVIGF